TCATCGTAGCCAGCTAGCAGCAAACGGCCAGAGCGTGAGAAAGCCACAGAGGTGATGCCACAGATGATGTTGTCATGGCAGTAGAGGCTGAGCTCCTGGTCTGCACGCAGGTCAAACAGCCTGCAGGTGGCGTCATCTGAGCCTGTGGCGAAGGCGCTGCCGTTGGGAAAGAACTGAGGACGGAGAAAAAGAAGATGGTTttagattattaaaatatgGTGATCATGTTTTAATCCGTCCACCTGTTGATAACCTGTGTGGTGCACCAGTCCAGACTCTAATTAGAGGTTGTTTCCTAATGGTCAGGATGTCCATATATGGTGTTAATTGATAATCTTGTTAATCCTCTAGCGTGCTCCCAGTTTAAATCCCTCCCAAAGCTGGAGACAAGACAGTGTGTGACGTCACCAAGACAAATCCTGATCATGTATTAGACAGTACAAAGGAGCATCGCTTTATGTCTCTACTGGGGCAGATATTAATACCATTTGGAATTTGTCAACAGAAAGttaattttattatattcaCAGCTGACGATATTTCACATGTATGGTTTATGGGTTCAAATTTACATTCACGTTTATCTTTACATGTCTTGATAATATTTTCTGTTACGATGTATTGACATGAGGTATTTCTGTAGTCTTAACTATTCAATGTGTAGCTATTTCCAATAGTTGTTTATTAACTGGTGAAGAATAGAAAATATTAAGACCATTAATAGAATACTAATATTTAGCATATTTATTGATGAATAtatcaaatgctttttttctatttattaggACATAAGAATGGTCTGATTAATTTTCATCTCTAGATTTAGTCTCTTGGGGAAATACTATAGATTAAAGTGACAGTACTTTCACATTCATCTTTTCTCTTCAGGGACTTTcataagattaaataaataatggccAGAATTAATGCAGTAGAAGCCAAGATGTCCAGACTTTCAACCTTTAGTATGGTTCaagcaacaaaaacactacacttcccataatgcaactctcATAATGCAGCACCTTTCTTTAGATCTCCCCTGCCCAGGACTGTAAATGCCCACATCTTTCAAACACTGCCACACTTTGTAAGttgtttattataaatgtaaGGTTTCCAAGCCCAAGCTGAGGTAACCCTGATAACATCATCAGTCATGTTTTTAAGACTTTACAAAGCTCCCCTAGAGCTTCAGCAGAAATTATACGcctgtttttattcactgaTTACTTGACAAGTGAACTGAACATGTGTAAAAATTGTTGGAGTGCTCTATTTAAACTGTGTAGGATCCCAGATAAAAACACAGGCTGATCGCGCCCtcagcacactcacacagatgGCGTTGATGTCCGACTCGTGGCCTGTAAAGGTCTGCCTGCACATGCTGTCCCTGATGTCCCACAGTTTGACAGAGGCGTCACAGGCTCCTGATACAAAGGTGCGCAGGTCGGGCGACAGGGACAGGCTCATGACGTCACCGCTGTGGCCCGAGAAAACCGTGGTCTGCTGACTTGTCTCGATGTCCCACAGTGCACTGGGCAGAACACGTGCAGAGTTAGACAGCAATCATctcagggaaaaaaaacctttgctCTGCACGTCTTGGTCACTGTGACTTACCATGTGGTGTCTCCTGAACTTGTTATGATTTGATTGTCATCAACGAATCGGCAACATGACAGGTAACCTGAGAGAATGGAAAGTATATTTGTTTTGATTAGTttctgttaaatatatatacacacacacacacctatatatactgaatatgcacacacatgtagaGGTCTTTCTAAAGTAAGTGGTAGAGTGACATTACTAGCGTCTACTGTAATACAATAAGCATAGGATAGAAATATTACTGTAACAGTacactgaatgtaaaacacATTAGGGCGAGGGGAGAATAGTGGATACCATTTACtgcatttatatacatttatatcaaTTTAGATattagatatataatatatataacaaatTATGACGGAATTGGTTCACATGTTTACTGTTATGCTTTTATAACTAATTAGAAAtgctactgtatataaatatatgtttagtCAGTGCACTGACTGtacttaaaataacagtttccTTGAAAGAGACCTGATACTTtgcaatattttatatatattcatcTTTACTACAAATAGCTTGTCCATTAAAACCTTTGTCTTGTTTTAGGAAAATATCTATGTACTCAATTATTGTTTTAACCTCACACAGGCTGCATTTGACCCCAGTAAAGTAGGGCAGATTTTATATAACTTGGATTTTTGTAGCTGAACAGTATGACACGGTTTAGAGAGATTTTAGTAACAAAATCAAACTGAAGCTGCTAAAGTAAGGGAGATGAAAATAAAGGGACGTACAGTACAGTAGGTTGTCCCTATCTTCAATGAAAATTACACTCTTGCATTTGGGACATCTTGATATTTAGTTGCAGTCTATTTTGCAAAGTGTTTATCCTATTAAACCATGCATATGATTTCTAATCTActaataatgtattttactgGATTCATTATTGTTGTCCTGTGTCCTTCATAGATTGTTAATATAGTATATTTGTGCCcatatgcaaaaagaaaattACACTAATTTCACAgaattacaattacatttttctgactAAAACAGAAATCTACAAGCaaagagacagtgtgtgtacacCACATACTATATTTTTAGGTCAGGCGcagaataataaatgaaataaagaggaTTATAGCTCCTTAAGTCTTTTAACTACTGAAAAAGGCAACATTTTGACCCCACCAGGTCTTCATCAGGCAGACTTTGTTAGCTATAATTCAGCATGTGGACACTCTGCTTTTCTCAATAAAACAGAAATCTACACATCTgttgaaacaaacacacaatcttcAGATACATGTCATGATACTGtcacagacaaaagaaaaaatgtgttcaaatctAATAACATACATAACTGCAGTGTCACAAATCTCACAGACAGGAGCTGATGTCTCAGCTCATTACGACGGTGCTGCCCTGCGATTAATTAACCATGTAAATGAAATCTTCATTGTTGAGCGGTTTGGGACTGAAGCTTTCCCATGAGGCAGAGGACTGCTGCACGCTTGTTTCATCAGTTTGATACTCACAGGAAGAGTTTAACGCAAATAGACAAATGAGAGTGCAACACCCTCTCACCTGTATGGCCAGGTAGTTCCCTGCTGACCCTGACGTTGCCCTCGCGCGTCTTCAAGCAGTAGATGGAGCAGATGTTGTCAAGGCCTCCGCAGGCCACATAGTTTCCAGAGGGGGCGTAAGCACAGGTCATCACCCAGGAGGAGCGCAAGGGGATGGCGTGTATCTAGGAGAGGAAGGTAGATTAAATATCAGCAGACATGATGTGTAACTTTTGGGAAGAAATCAAGGGCAAAACCCTTAATGagtgcatttaaaaatcaaatgcTATTGGAAATATTGCAATAAGTCATAGCAGTGGTTGCAAAGGAAACTATTATGACTCAACCACCCTCCTACAACAGGAAGACTTCACTCCACTTTCTCTTCCAGTTCGGACGGCGACCAAGTGTGACTATTTCTCCAGCTGATGACCTGGACGGAAGAAGTATTTTGCAGACTTTACCTTGTTAGTGGTGTAGCTGTCCCACACGATCAGTTTTCCATCTTGAGAGGCACTAACCAGAAGCCTGTGGAGACAAACGTTCAAACATTTCACCCAGTGATGTTCCTTCCAGTGAGGATTAGggttaattttattattaatttatagtTTTTCCTCAGTCACTGATTTATCCAGCTTACAGGCAGAAAGAAAGTGTATGCAGATGTGGAATATAACTGCAGTGTTCTTGCTGTTTGCACTCTAAAGAGAGACGCCTCTGGATGTTTTGGCTCCCCGCTCTTGAAAATGTGGATATGACGGAATAACTATAAGTTCAAGGTGCAGATAATCAGGTCTCTCTGTTGGCTGGTTGtcagttattttaaaatcatacacCCACATACATTGATATGTGCTGAAGAGATACATTTCTTACTGTAGCTCAATGAGAGAGGCAGGAGACCATGCAGTGAATCCTGAGGTCAGCAAATGATCTTAACACAGTTGGACTATTGAAGCCAACATGCACAGAGTGTTTGCTATTTGACATGGTTGGTTTGAAACTATACTACTACAGGAAATACAGTTATTTTGTATACCAAAATTATattcttatttaatttttcatgtAGTCTGGGCCTAGTGTGATCAGTTCATtagaaataataatttatttgtgtaatggaatgtatgtgtatgtttattctTGTTCAATGTTAATGTTTCAAGATGTTAAACTCTGAGCTTAAGGTGAATTCAAACAGTGACACAGAACAGTGTTAAAAGTCCACCACAGTACAgattttcatttgaataattcaATAATTGATTCTTTAACATTTCTCCTTCTGAAAGAATGGGTGATGCTAAGCTGGTTTGACAATTCAGACCATGttaacacaaaaagacaaaagctaCATTTAAATGATGTGCAGCACCAGTGCAAAGTCTTTAATCACAATCAATACCATTACattgaaaacaggaaaagtaTAGTCACTATAGCCTCACCTTGAGTCGGTCCCCCAGTGCATTGCGTAGATCTTAGCAAGGTGGCCCCTCAGAGTGCGTCTCGTCCGCATCTGAATCCGCCCCACAGGATCCAGACCAGCAGTTATCTAGGTTATAGTGAGGATCAGTTAATCAAAGAGTTAGGTGTAagaaaatttacatttttattgatagCACTATGGAATGTAACATTCTGAcacttaaaactaaaacaatatatatatttataatatatcatGCCAAATTTTATCATATTAataaatgtacatgtaaaaTTTAGTTTCTGATTGCTTGTATCAAAATAATGTATGAAGCTCATTACAGCATTGCACCatgttaaaaagtcaaaaagtccAGCTTTAAGTCTAATGGGGCTGGATTTTTGTCACACAATATGAGATTTGATATATAAAAAGATTTCAAGTCGCTGCTGTGAATTTTATTTGTGAACCAAACAACTCGCAGGTCTTTGGGGAATCTACATATGTCTTACCACCAGAGACATTCAGTGTAAACTCACCTGTGTCAGGGTTGAATCTCCACATGCTTTCCTGGCATCCTGTAAGACATTGAATCATAGGATGATTTAAAAAACCATTACAATagataaatatacagtatgaagtaAAGGTAGTTCAGGTAAAAACTGAAATTTGACATACTCTTATCTGGTTCCTTAGCTGCTCGGCCTCCTGGCGAAGCTGCTCCAGCTCACTCATTTTGGATTTGTCCGAGCTGTCACCTGTATGTTTGAGGAGAACTTTAAATATCAGTCTCTCAAAATCtctaaattaataaaaaaatgtctgccaCTTATTTTTTTCGGTAATCCAGGGATCCACTTTCATccaaaatgaatcaattaatttacttaaaatattatttgttCCTGATatgggaataaataaataaatataaaaacatattttaatctCTAAATTTACTGAATTCACACAGTGAGAAAATACCCTGTAATCTGTTTAGGCCTGATTTAACTGAGGAAAATAATCTGTAATGACTAAGCTGCTATCGAGCAGCCAGCATGGCTACCATGCAGCAGACACTGACTGAACGCTCCCTCAAAAACCGAGGAAACCTGTTACACTGTGCACATATAGGCTGAGTATAATGCTTGAAAGAGTCATCTTTATGGCTCCCCTGTCATCCAGGACAGTTTGGTTCCTCCTAATTAACATACCAGGTAAATATGTCCAGGAATAGCTGCAGCTTCATTTCCTAAACTAGAATCCTTTTGCTGTAGGCCAACtggggtcacacacacacactgtacatcaCATCACGCTTTCAGTAGGAAGCAGCGTTTCCTGTTCCTGACAGGAGCACAGTTACAAATCCACAGACAGCTTCCCAAACAGGGAGCCTGTGTATTTGCATTTGTGCAGCCATTCAAATTTGCGATAACGCTCCAAAGCAGACACGAATCTACAGTACACACCGCAAGGAAGAGCAATTAGCTACAGTAGGTCACTGTTCCCTGGAGGGACCTGCGACCAGATGGATCACACGGCACTAATGGAAGCCAAAAGGGGTGCCTCATGGGTCTAGGTCTCCTGGCACAGCTGCTCATTTAGCCAATGAGGAGCTGAGAGGGGGGGTTGATGCATCAGAGATCAGGCCTGGATGGGTCCAGCCAGATGCTCAGACGTTGTTGCCTTTGAGCATTAACAGCATATTTGTATGtgagaaacacacaacacagacagttttgacctttttgaaatattttttgctttatatCACACAGTCTCCACCTGCAGGGACTCAAGGCCTATAGCAGCAGACAGggtgatgatgaggaagatgagggaaGCAAAGTAAAGCTCAGCACCTGAACACTGAGGGAGGTTACTGGTCTTTGAGAGCATCTTTTCTAACACAAGTAGACAGAAATTCAAAGATGCCAAGTGTGACTGGCCCCACCCCTCCGAATGCACATCCATCTGATGTATAACTACACCAACATGGCTACATCTGCAACTGGAGGAGAATGCAAGCCACTAGTAAATGTTAATGTCAGAGAAACTGTGTGGCACAGCCCACTCACCCCCAGGTTTAAACATGCAGGCCTGGGCTGGGAGCTCCCTCAGCTCCGCACTGAAATAAACGCCGCAGTAAAGAGAAAGCGGGTCCAGGCCAGACTGACAGGGTGTAATTCATCAGGATTTTATTTGACTGTCTGCAGATTCCCAATGTAttcaaagagaaagacaggCCCCATGAATGCAGGATACATCACATATTGATCAGCAGAGGGTGGCTGATGAAGGCCTTGCCCACATCTTGTTTCAGATACTGAGCTCCGACAATGCGGATGTAGATAAATTAATTTAGTCGGAATGATGCCATGAATAGGCACATCATCACCCAgccatcttacactgtataggCCGGCCCGCAGCTGCTGTCACAGCCTTTGATAATGGGTGGCTACCTGTTAATTCTCCCGATGATTTTGCTGCTTGTTTCCCcctgcagttaaaaaaaagaagaaaaactgaaagCAACGTCCCCTAAATCCCGTGGAGGATTTAActagatgtctttttttctcattaaaaaaatgaggtGCAATGAAGAGCAGATGATGGCAATCCACTTATATCTCCGTGTGTCACGATTAGGCTGTTTCCAAATCCTTCAGTAAACAGGCAAACGGAGGAGGGCTGCACACATTTCCATTTCTCTGCTTTAGTGGGAGCTCCTGAAAAAGATGaaatctgctgctgttgctgctgctgtgaagcCGTTTCCTTCTCTTTGCCTTTTTTCACGCCCGACAAGTTAACAAAAGCATCTTTGTCCGGTAAAGGcgtaaacaaacacaattatagCCCCAGCTCGGCCCATCAAAGATTGTCCATTAAATAGTATTCAGTCCGTTTTACTCCGATTCTGCTTTTCGTGACGTTAtcctcgtttccttcctctctttggtttcctcctccctctgccgACACTTCATCAGGACAGCCGCCGCACTCAACAATGCATTACTGAGTAAAATCTGCAAAGTGCCTCATGTAGCCTACAAATAATgagatggggggaaaaagccTTTGCCTGCAAGAAATCAACCCATCAGCAGACTTGCTGCGTACGTTTTTCTTCCAGTATAATGAAGCGGCCCTCTCGGTCAGTTATCCACACggttcctgttttttttctcctctctctctctctctctctctctctctctctctctctctctctctctctctctctctgtctctctctgtgtctctctctctatctccctctccctctctctctctctctcctgaatATCATCATTCAGAAACAGGCTGCCAGATCACGCGGTGAGCGCTTGCAGAAGGATCCTCAAATCCGGGCCATGAAGCATGTTACAACCACACCCATCTCTTAAATACTAGTAAATCCCATGACCCCCCTCTGATCAGACCCCTCTGCAGGCTTTTCTTCACATGGACATAGTCTTAGTTTTATCTGTTCAGAAGGTGAATCTAAGAGATCCACGTCAGGGACTTTCAAGGATccctgtttattattattttttattatttttatgattatttcatGCTTTATAGTGTACACCATCATCAGTGTTAATGTCAACACAAAGAATCAAGAGCATCAAGACTTGAACTGATGCTTTCATCAGCTACTGTTAAAATGCTTAATACATTTATGAttaataaaatcattttgaCCCATATGAGTAGGCTAAACTTGGAGGTTTAATGCTCCTGTGcagtctgaaaagtgaagccagtAAGGAAGTGACTCAAACCTGTGTTTTCTGtaatgaccagcagggggcgactccattggctccaaaaagaagGTGAAGGGTCTATCTGCAGTCTTGCAGATCTACAggacacacccactttactacctGATGATCTCTACATAGCCCACCACAACTCCCCCCCACTCACTCATGTTGTCACCATGATgtcatgttacattttaaaaagaagtgcAGTTCATTTTAAGTgaggcgtggctacgttgtgactGACAAGTAGCTACCACAGTGACAACTTTGGTTAGGTAAGTAACCATGGCATAACCCCACATTCAcagagtatatatatattatttcagtGTGTCTTCAGTTCATTAAAATTGTAAAATTTGGCCACCTAATAAAGTCTTGTTTAGcatttggttgtactaaaagacctACTGAAGTAGGATATTAATTTCTTCCGGCaagtacatttctttttaatggtcTTAGCctatttttcatttacaaaatatagCATTAGTATTAGCATGTTCATAGCATGATTAACCACAGACCATAAATGCACTGTGCTAAATAAGCTAGCAGCTAGTGTTAGGGACAGCTTCACCCTCTTGCCAAATATGGTaccttctggctccaaaaatccaagatggtgtTGGATGATTGGTCCTGGTCTTGAAGGGTGATTCTGTGTCAAAATGTAGATTTCAGATTTTCAGATTGtgtatttttgcttttgttgtagTGTTTTATCAAATTGCGCAGAAAATATTAATCCATCATATATGTTTACTGCAAGGCTTTGTTTAACAAATAATTAACCAAAAGTGTTGCCAATTacttttctgtcaatcaaataaTCCATCAATCATCTAGCTAATCATTTCAACTAGTGTGGGTTAAATGGGGgcccaacaacaacaatttagGAGGTTAATCAGGCCATGGTGATGTCTTATGGAAATTTTGTGTAGTATGTTTAAAataactttcatttaaatgtttttcataaATTATTTCAATAGTGATACCTCTATCtagtttttttcattatctACATATAAAGTAAAGATTACTTGATTACTATCATTGACCGCTTGATGATACTGTAATCAAACTTCTGTCAGTGATGGTTTTATGGTTTATGGTTTTGCAGTTTTGCTGTAGATATTATGCAGATGTAATGGTCCAGTAGGAATGaagaaactaaaaataaaatggagCTATAGCAACTTCTCTAGCCTACATGGAAGTGTTTGTGCCAGATGCTATATAACCTGTTTGCATGTGTGGTTGATGTTATAAGACATAAActgactccccccccccccccccccccccccccccccccaaagacAATTTACAGTCAGTAAATACTTCCCAAACCTCCATATAACCCTCCTGTAACCTGCTGAGCTGGTTTCTTTCTAGAATGGATGTTGTAGGCTAGAACATATATTCATTggcttttccctttttttaattgtctatttttatgtgtaaaaatcCATTATTTTAACCTTGTCATGTTCAGTAGTTTAGCTCACCACCATGACTGAGTATTATCTTTGTGACAATAGAGACCCCTGCTGTGCAGAAATGTAATAACAGTCCAGCCTATAGTACAACTTTACAttatcatctgtgtgtgtacatccaCAAGTTTTTTGTTGTGcgtaaaatagattttaaaaagtgaaatcagCCGTACTTTACACTATTTTTACTTATAATTTCACTGACGTCACATGTGCTCTGTAAAATAAGGGGAGTGgttattttggatatttttacCCTCCCCTTTTGTCAGTCACATGGGCTGTTTATGCTCTCCCGTGACACTTCTTAACAAATAACAGAGGGACGAGGCGTGCCATGGCTGCGGTGTTATTATTGGGCAGCACATCTTTCACAGCATCCAAACTCTGGGGACAACTCAGCTCTGTCCGCCGGCCTGCTACGGCTACATCTGCCTGTCCACTGCGCATCTGACCTGGCACATCTGCTGCTGAACACATCCAGCTGAGGCGCGCAGAGACAGCGCAGCATCTGAAGGAGCTCTCGAGCAGGAAGTGGATCAAACTGTGTCAGGACGGCTCAGCGGTAAGTTTGACTATCCTCGGTGTGTTTCAGCAGGGTGCGTCCTGTCGTAAACAGCCTGGATGTTGCTGGCTGGATGACACACGGTGCACCAGCACTTTAGATTGTGCGTAGTTTTATTACTGCCTCCGCCGGCGTGGTCACTTCCTGGCTGAGCGCCTCAAAacgtaaacacacatttacccCCAAACAGCTGTACTGCATTGTGCatctgtgttttacatttttgtctcaCAAAATACGTCAAGTTTGCGTGCCGCATTTGCTCCACCCTCGTACTAcgcaaaaacagaaaaggtgaTTTATTTGAACCGACTTGCTTAAAAGTAGGGTTAGGGGACCCTCAGAGAGCCCTTTTAGGTTGTTTCAGTCGGTCTGCATCAACATCAGGAATACCAGTTATCTTTCAGCACCAACAACATGCAGGAACTAAAAAAATGACAACTTGATAGGCTGTGGGTCACCTCATGTGTTCAGTTCCCATTCAATGATCAACTTCCCTGTTAAAAACAACTGACAAGTCATCACACCATGTTTGGACTGAGAATCTGTCTCATCACATTAATCTTCACAGTTACTTGTGATTGTTGCACAACTATAAGACAAATGGACTAGTGGTGGATAGAAATGCCTACAGCTCACTGGAAGTTTATAGGTTATTCATCTGTCAAATTGGGCATCAAAGATTGAAATGACTGATTAATAtgcttatttttttctacagaaataataaaaaatgctcATTATAAATTTACAAACCTCAAGTAGACATCCTCAAAATATGACTAGGAGGTCCCGTGCATGTCTCATCATGCTCAGTTGTGTATAACCTTTGTATTACTCAGGGTTTCCCATCATGTGACCCAGGAGCAGATCTAATCATTTTCAGAGAGGGCCGGTGTTGAGGCAGGTTTGGCAACAGCTTCAGTGATGAAAACAATGAGGTATAATTGTAAAGGTGAATCCCGGCATGTGAGAGGAAGCAAACAACCAAGGTCACCTGTGCACAGAAGTGCCTGCTGCTCAGTTGAGATATCTTCTAGTTTGACTTGAATGCCAAAACAGACGAGCAGCTGTGAATCAGCTGACTTCAAATACCAACCTAAGGTGTGAGTAGCTTTCATTAAGAAGAGAAGCCACAGCGGCTCTCTCTGATGGAGTTTTTTTGTAtagaaagaaaatcatttttgcCTACAGTGAGGACTGCAAAGAAGCAATAAAGGGTGATTGCATAGAAAGGTTACAGAACAGGTCAGATGAATCAGCCTACATGTTAGTATCAGGTGACTGTGCAGTGCCCGGGAGCTGCTGAATTTCCTGGATTTCATTTGCATACTTGTGTTGAGCCACTTCAATCTCTGTTAAAGTACTGAATCTGACTTGTAAAAATTAAACCAGTGGTTGCACATTTTGATTTATACTGTTAAAAGTTCAAATATGTTCAGAATTGGCTGTAGATTTTAATCTCCTCAGCTGCTAAAAGTTATGACAACTCTTTAGAGTAAAGAATTTATTTACTAGAAGCTGGAAGCATTCATGTGACGGCATGTGCTACTGTGCACATGATGATTATCTTTAATTTTAGCAGGCTCAAAAACACCTCAGGGTGTGCATGGGTGTAGGACTGCATATGTCGGTGTTTGCTTGGGGCTTGTTGCTAGATTTCTttgaaaaagttttaaaaagctgtaTACTGTGATATTATACCAAAATCCTTAGTTAGTGGGAGGGACTAATAAATAGTCAATGTTTAACAAGAGTGCAAAGTTGGCACCAAATCCTGCTTTAAAGTGGACTTTGTGCAGGACATGTTTCATCCTTTACCTTGCTGCTGTTCACTTAATTCACACGTCTAGAAAAAAATGAGAAC
This Scomber scombrus chromosome 14, fScoSco1.1, whole genome shotgun sequence DNA region includes the following protein-coding sequences:
- the gnb2 gene encoding guanine nucleotide-binding protein G(I)/G(S)/G(T) subunit beta-2 — translated: MSELEQLRQEAEQLRNQIRDARKACGDSTLTQITAGLDPVGRIQMRTRRTLRGHLAKIYAMHWGTDSRLLVSASQDGKLIVWDSYTTNKIHAIPLRSSWVMTCAYAPSGNYVACGGLDNICSIYCLKTREGNVRVSRELPGHTGYLSCCRFVDDNQIITSSGDTTCALWDIETSQQTTVFSGHSGDVMSLSLSPDLRTFVSGACDASVKLWDIRDSMCRQTFTGHESDINAICFFPNGSAFATGSDDATCRLFDLRADQELSLYCHDNIICGITSVAFSRSGRLLLAGYDDFNCNIWDAMKGDRAGVLAGHDNRVSCLGVTDDGMAVSTGSWDSFLKIWN